The stretch of DNA GTCCAAGGGTTCTACGAGGCCGTTGCTGGTGAAGATGTTGCTCGACTCAAGGGGGCGCCAGGCGTAGGGGAGAAGACGGCGCGGCGTATCATTGTCGATATGGGTGCCGCCGCTAGACGTTCCGGGGTCCCATTGACCTCGTTGGCGACACGCTCTGAGGTGCGCGAAGCGCTTCTCGGCCTTGGCTTTCGTGCCAGCGAATTCGAGGGTATCCTTGCTCGAACTCCTGGGGATCTTGGTGTCGAGGAGGCGCTTAAGTGGGCGCTCAAGGAGTTAAAGAGTTGAGCCCGCGTCGCGAGGTGTTAGGGGGAGAACCCCGCAGTGAGGTCAGTGTCGAGAAGAACCTGATCGATACCTACGATGCTCAGGTTGACTCCGCCCTTCGCCCTTCGCTCTTGGACGAATTTGTTGGCCAACCAGAGCTCAAGTCACAGTTACGGGTCGTCCTCCAGGCTGCCGGATCTCGGGGGGAACCGCCTGATCATCTTCTCTTCGCAGGTCCTCCAGGGCTTGGCAAGACCTCGCTGGCCTTCATCGTCGCAGAGGAGCTTGGTCGAGGTATCCGGGTCACATCCGGGCCTGCACTTAGTCGAGTGGGCGACCTCGCAGCGCTGCTGTCGGACCTCAAGGTGGGCGACGTACTCTTTATCGACGAGATTCACCGCCTTCCCCGTGCGGTTGAGGAGCTGCTCTACATCGCCATGGAGGATTTCCGCCTCGATGTGGTCATCGGCAAGGGGCCAGGAGCACGTACGTTGCGATTGGAGATTCCTCGCTTCACGCTGGTTGGAGCAACGACACGTGCAGGCATGGTCTCGGGACCGTTACGCGATCGTTTTGGGTACTCCTACCGGCTCGACTACTACTCAGATATTGAACTAACGAAAGTCGTTCTTCGGTCGGCCAACCTGATGCACATGCAGCTCACGCACGAGGCAGCCGATGAGATCGCCTCTCGATCGCGGGGTACGCCTCGGCTAGCTAATCGGCATCTGCGCCGCGTCCGCGATTACGCAGAGGTGGAGGGTATAGCCAAAGTGAGTGCCGAACTGGCCTCAGATGCGCTGGCACTTTTCGGAGTGGACAGGTTGGGTCTCGATAAGGTTGATCTTGAGATTCTCAAGGTTCTTTGTGAGCGGTTCGCGGGTCGCCCGGTTGGGTTGTCGTCGATTGCGGTAAGCGTTCACGAAGATACCGGTACCTTAGAGGAGGTCTATGAACCTTTTCTCATCCAACGTGGTCTTTTGCTGCGCACCCCACGCGGACGGCTAGCGACCGACCGGGCGTACGCACACCTCGGCCTCCCGGCACCATTAGCGCCCGAAGGCTAGTCCACAGCGTATTTTCGTGGTGACGATAGATGCGCACGTGGGCGGGGTGATCGATCAATGGATGATCTTACGTAGATGATCTCGGCTCAGACGGTCTTACCCCCAACCGGGCCATGATAGGGCGCACCAAGACAGCGTTGTCATCGAGACAGTCGTGCATCGGACCAGTGTGCAATCAGGCATTGCTAGGTTGTTTCCGGCCTTCCGTTACGATGCTTCTCAAGTTCATAGTGGAGGCGAATCACCTCCCTGACATAGTTCATCTGGAGTTCCCCACGTTCCTCTCTTCTTTGACACCTGTCGACCTCCTCGTGCAAGAGGACCCCCCTTTGGGATCCCATGGAGGAGTATGGTCGCTTGGTTGCATCTGCCCATCACTTCCAGGAGATAGAATTGGCGAGTTTCACGAGTTAGCGTTACTCGCTTCCAGAAGTTAGCGTTGAGGAGCTTGAGAAGTTACAGTTGACGGGTTTCACAAGATAGGCCCGTAATCACATACTTGCCCTTCATGCGTGACAATGTGGCCAGACCTACCGTGCGCTTCACACTATCGGCCATAGGACGAGGATCAGACATCGAAGGTTCAGACATCGAACCATGGGCGTACCCCCGTTGTGGTGTGCATAGGAGGATCAATACGTCCTTTTGTT from Ferrimicrobium sp. encodes:
- the ruvB gene encoding Holliday junction branch migration DNA helicase RuvB, whose protein sequence is MIDTYDAQVDSALRPSLLDEFVGQPELKSQLRVVLQAAGSRGEPPDHLLFAGPPGLGKTSLAFIVAEELGRGIRVTSGPALSRVGDLAALLSDLKVGDVLFIDEIHRLPRAVEELLYIAMEDFRLDVVIGKGPGARTLRLEIPRFTLVGATTRAGMVSGPLRDRFGYSYRLDYYSDIELTKVVLRSANLMHMQLTHEAADEIASRSRGTPRLANRHLRRVRDYAEVEGIAKVSAELASDALALFGVDRLGLDKVDLEILKVLCERFAGRPVGLSSIAVSVHEDTGTLEEVYEPFLIQRGLLLRTPRGRLATDRAYAHLGLPAPLAPEG
- the ruvA gene encoding Holliday junction branch migration protein RuvA → MIGFLAGTVHGVDPPFAIVNVGGVGYEVAMSTAQLARLLPGEETELSIRTIVRADAITLFGFADGLERSLFDELLKVQGVGPSVALGMLSALGVQGFYEAVAGEDVARLKGAPGVGEKTARRIIVDMGAAARRSGVPLTSLATRSEVREALLGLGFRASEFEGILARTPGDLGVEEALKWALKELKS